One part of the Aurantibacillus circumpalustris genome encodes these proteins:
- a CDS encoding cryptochrome/photolyase family protein → MADEHTLFWFRRDLRLNDNAGLYHALRENKSVLPIFIFDTTILNQLENKYDRRVDFIHQAISKIHKELLSLGSSLLVHFGTTENTFKSLLKTHGIKNVYANHDYEPQAIERDLLIKNLLEKNGIEFKTFKDQCVFEKTEITKDDGKPYTVFTPYSNKWKKALIPFYYRAYPTKKYFKNFATVTANSIPELKYLGFEKTDIRLPEKIKVNDLLIQKYKEQRDYPAIEGTSRLSVHLRFGTVSIRQLVAKSLPLSETWLNELIWRDFYMMILSNFPHVAKSAFKKDYDYIRWRNNEVEFEKWCKGETGFPIVDAGMRELNATGFMHNRVRMITSSFLIKDLLIDWRWGEAYFAQKLNDFDLSANNGGWQWAASSGCDAAPYFRIFNPTEQQKRFDPYFIYIKKWVPEFGTKKYPGPMVDHAEARLRTLSVYKNALSESKQMNLF, encoded by the coding sequence ATGGCAGACGAGCATACATTATTTTGGTTTCGACGTGACTTACGTCTAAACGATAATGCGGGCTTATACCACGCGCTTCGCGAAAACAAATCCGTCCTTCCGATTTTTATTTTTGATACAACTATTTTAAATCAGCTTGAAAATAAATACGACAGACGTGTTGATTTTATTCATCAAGCAATTTCAAAAATCCATAAAGAGTTATTGAGTCTGGGAAGCTCATTATTAGTGCACTTTGGTACTACTGAGAACACTTTTAAATCCTTACTTAAAACGCATGGCATAAAAAATGTCTATGCAAACCACGATTACGAGCCGCAAGCAATCGAACGCGATTTATTAATTAAAAATCTGCTTGAAAAAAACGGAATAGAATTTAAAACATTTAAAGATCAATGTGTTTTCGAAAAAACAGAAATTACAAAAGACGATGGTAAGCCTTACACGGTGTTTACACCCTACAGCAATAAATGGAAAAAAGCATTAATCCCCTTTTATTACCGAGCATATCCGACTAAAAAGTATTTTAAAAATTTCGCAACAGTTACTGCGAATTCAATCCCAGAACTAAAGTACTTAGGTTTTGAAAAAACAGATATTCGTTTGCCTGAAAAAATAAAAGTAAACGATTTACTCATTCAAAAATATAAAGAACAGCGCGATTACCCCGCTATTGAAGGCACTAGCCGCTTAAGTGTTCATTTACGCTTTGGAACAGTTAGTATAAGACAATTGGTTGCAAAGTCTTTACCTCTTAGCGAAACATGGTTAAACGAATTAATCTGGCGCGATTTTTATATGATGATTCTTTCTAATTTTCCACATGTGGCCAAATCTGCTTTTAAGAAAGATTACGATTATATTCGTTGGAGAAACAACGAAGTGGAATTTGAAAAATGGTGCAAAGGCGAAACGGGTTTTCCTATCGTAGATGCCGGCATGCGCGAATTAAATGCTACAGGCTTTATGCATAACCGTGTCCGCATGATTACCAGTAGTTTTTTGATTAAAGATTTGTTAATTGATTGGCGTTGGGGTGAAGCTTATTTCGCACAAAAACTAAATGACTTTGATTTGAGCGCCAATAATGGAGGCTGGCAATGGGCTGCCAGTAGTGGTTGCGACGCTGCTCCTTATTTTAGAATTTTTAATCCAACCGAACAACAAAAAAGGTTCGATCCTTATTTTATTTACATAAAAAAATGGGTTCCTGAATTTGGAACAAAAAAATATCCAGGTCCTATGGTAGACCATGCTGAAGCAAGATTGAGAACGCTATCGGTGTATAAGAACGCTTTGAGTGAAAGCAAACAAATGAATTTATTCTAA
- a CDS encoding acyl-CoA desaturase, with protein sequence MAILIFLILHWYLSLFGQTFFLHRYAAHKMFTMNKFWEKFFYIFAWVTQGSSYLNARAYAILHRMHHAYSDTEQDPHTPHFFKEVFTMMMHTKKVYNDVLNHRVEVDPKFDRNYPVYPVIDKIADSWASRLTFAALYIAFYAVFATQWWMFLFLPINFLMGPIQGAVVNWAGHKYGYRNFESDDHSKNTLLWDILLMGELFQNNHHQAGSRPNFAAKWYEFDPTYPIILLFNKIGIIKLARV encoded by the coding sequence ATGGCAATACTTATATTTTTAATCCTTCACTGGTATTTATCTCTTTTCGGTCAGACTTTTTTCCTTCACAGATACGCAGCTCATAAAATGTTCACCATGAATAAATTCTGGGAAAAATTCTTTTACATTTTTGCCTGGGTGACTCAAGGTTCTTCTTATTTAAACGCTAGAGCTTACGCTATATTACACCGTATGCACCATGCTTACAGTGATACGGAGCAAGATCCACACACGCCACATTTTTTTAAAGAAGTATTTACCATGATGATGCACACTAAAAAAGTGTACAACGATGTTTTAAATCACCGTGTTGAGGTTGATCCTAAATTCGATAGAAACTATCCTGTTTATCCAGTAATTGATAAAATTGCCGATAGCTGGGCTAGTCGTTTGACATTTGCAGCCTTATATATTGCTTTTTACGCGGTTTTTGCAACGCAATGGTGGATGTTTCTCTTTCTCCCTATAAACTTCTTAATGGGGCCAATTCAAGGCGCTGTGGTTAACTGGGCTGGACATAAATACGGATACCGTAATTTTGAAAGCGATGATCATTCTAAAAACACTCTGTTATGGGATATTTTATTAATGGGTGAATTATTTCAAAACAACCATCATCAAGCGGGCTCAAGACCTAATTTTGCAGCTAAATGGTATGAGTTTGATCCTACCTATCCAATCATCTTGTTATTTAATAAGATTGGGATTATTAAGTTAGCAAGGGTCTAG
- the atpE gene encoding ATP synthase F0 subunit C, protein MTGSIAAVGAGLSVIGAGIGIGQIGGHAMDAIARQPEASGKITTTMLIAAALVEGVALFGVVVALL, encoded by the coding sequence ATCACAGGAAGTATCGCAGCAGTAGGTGCAGGTTTATCGGTAATTGGAGCCGGAATCGGTATCGGACAAATTGGTGGACACGCAATGGATGCCATCGCACGTCAACCAGAAGCATCTGGAAAAATTACAACAACTATGCTAATCGCAGCAGCCCTTGTAGAAGGTGTGGCTCTTTTCGGTGTAGTAGTAGCACTTCTGTAA
- the atpH gene encoding ATP synthase F1 subunit delta, translating to MIVANRYAKSLMDLAVESKQLEVVRADMQSIEQVCKENREFELFLNSPVIKTDKKLVVMNEIFKGKISDLTLSFLNLITSKHRESLVGHIAAAFDDQYKTNKNIFTAVVTSAKGLDAATKQKVKDLVKSQMNGEVELIEKIDANTIGGFILRIGDKQLDKTVARQLSNLKKELLNKELN from the coding sequence ATGATAGTTGCAAACAGATACGCTAAATCTTTAATGGATCTTGCAGTTGAGTCAAAACAACTTGAGGTTGTTAGAGCCGATATGCAAAGCATTGAGCAGGTGTGTAAAGAAAATCGTGAATTCGAATTATTCTTAAACAGCCCGGTTATTAAAACCGATAAAAAACTGGTTGTGATGAATGAGATCTTCAAGGGTAAAATATCTGATCTTACTTTATCTTTTTTAAACCTAATTACTTCTAAACACCGCGAGTCTTTGGTAGGGCATATTGCTGCTGCTTTTGACGATCAATATAAAACAAACAAAAATATTTTTACTGCTGTTGTTACATCTGCTAAAGGTTTAGACGCTGCTACCAAACAAAAAGTAAAAGACCTGGTTAAATCTCAAATGAACGGAGAAGTAGAGTTGATTGAAAAAATTGACGCAAACACTATCGGTGGTTTTATTTTGAGAATTGGCGATAAACAGTTAGACAAAACGGTTGCAAGACAATTAAGCAACCTTAAAAAAGAGTTATTAAATAAAGAATTAAATTAA
- the atpG gene encoding ATP synthase F1 subunit gamma: protein MPSLKEVRNKIVSVGSTMQITSAMKMVSAAKLKRAQDAITQMRPYANKLKEILENVSGSVDASENIYARNTSVKKVLIIAISSNRGLAGAFNSNIIKKTNLLIQNEYAGLDVTVIPVGKKVHDAFRRTKYFISGQDLPHHTSTLFDKLSYENAAPVMEKIIDAFLTKEFDKVVVVYNQFRNAAVQIPTEEQLLPVLPAASETKTSNTDYIYEPSQEYIVNELIPRSVKTQFYKALLDSFASEHGARMTAMHKATDNAKAMQRDLKIMYNKARQASITKEILEIVGGAEALKG from the coding sequence ATGCCAAGTTTAAAGGAAGTAAGAAATAAGATAGTATCCGTTGGTTCAACGATGCAGATTACAAGTGCCATGAAAATGGTGAGTGCTGCGAAGTTAAAACGTGCTCAGGATGCTATTACTCAAATGCGCCCTTATGCAAACAAACTAAAAGAAATTTTAGAAAATGTAAGCGGAAGTGTGGATGCGTCTGAAAACATTTATGCAAGAAACACTTCTGTAAAAAAGGTGTTGATTATTGCGATTTCATCAAATCGTGGATTAGCAGGCGCATTTAACTCTAACATCATTAAAAAAACTAATCTTCTTATTCAAAATGAATACGCTGGATTAGATGTAACTGTTATTCCTGTAGGTAAAAAAGTACACGACGCTTTTAGAAGAACTAAATATTTTATTAGCGGACAAGATCTTCCACATCACACGAGTACTTTATTTGACAAATTAAGTTATGAAAATGCTGCGCCGGTTATGGAAAAGATAATTGACGCTTTCTTAACTAAAGAGTTTGATAAAGTGGTTGTAGTGTACAATCAATTCAGAAACGCTGCGGTTCAAATTCCTACTGAAGAACAATTATTACCTGTGCTGCCTGCTGCTTCTGAGACTAAAACTAGCAATACAGATTATATTTACGAACCGAGTCAGGAATATATTGTAAACGAATTAATTCCTCGTTCTGTAAAAACTCAGTTTTACAAAGCATTATTAGATTCATTTGCTAGTGAGCATGGCGCGCGTATGACTGCCATGCATAAGGCAACCGATAACGCTAAGGCGATGCAGCGTGATTTAAAAATCATGTACAACAAGGCGCGTCAAGCTTCTATTACCAAAGAAATCCTCGAGATTGTTGGTGGAGCAGAAGCCTTAAAAGGTTAA
- a CDS encoding F0F1 ATP synthase subunit B, protein MNSLFILASLIEPGIGLIFWTTIVFLLLVGILGKFAWKPILTAIKTREEGITKALASAESALNDMRELKSANEMILTQARTERDNLLKEARETKDSIIAEAKVKAQNESDRIMTSAREQITNEKNAAIAELKKQVAVLSIEIAEKILKSELSNDEKQKTLVTNLMKDVTLN, encoded by the coding sequence ATGAATAGTTTATTCATTTTAGCAAGTTTAATTGAACCAGGAATTGGTTTAATTTTCTGGACAACCATCGTTTTTCTTTTGTTGGTTGGAATTCTTGGCAAATTTGCCTGGAAACCAATTCTTACAGCTATTAAAACGCGTGAAGAAGGTATTACCAAAGCTTTAGCAAGTGCAGAAAGCGCATTAAACGATATGCGTGAGTTAAAATCAGCAAACGAAATGATTTTAACGCAAGCACGTACCGAGCGTGACAACCTTTTAAAAGAAGCTCGCGAAACTAAAGATTCAATTATTGCTGAAGCGAAAGTGAAAGCACAAAATGAGTCGGATAGAATCATGACTTCTGCACGTGAGCAAATTACAAACGAAAAAAATGCTGCAATTGCAGAATTAAAAAAGCAAGTAGCTGTTCTTTCTATTGAAATTGCTGAAAAAATATTAAAATCAGAATTATCAAACGATGAGAAACAAAAAACATTGGTAACCAATTTAATGAAAGACGTAACCCTGAATTAA
- the atpA gene encoding F0F1 ATP synthase subunit alpha — MAEIKPAEVSAILRQQLSGFKSEAQLEEVGTVLQIGDGIARIYGLSKVQSGELIEFETGVQAIVLNLEEDNVGAVLLGSSEGIREGSSCKRTSRIASIKVGEGMLGRVVDTLGMPIDGKGPITGTTYEMPLERKAPGVIYRQPVTEPLQTGIKAIDAMIPIGRGQRELVIGDRQIGKTAVCIDTIINQKEFYAAGQPVFCIYVAIGQKASTVANVVRVLEENCAMPYTVVVAASAADPAPLQFYAPFAGAAIGEFFRDTGRPALIVFDDLSKQAVAYREVSLLLRRPPGREAYPGDVFYLHSRLLERAAKINANDDIAKSMNDLPESIKHMVKGGGSLTALPIIETQAGDVSAYIPTNVISITDGQIFLETNLFNSGIRPAINVGISVSRVGGNAQIKSMKKVAGTLKLDQAQYRELEAFSKFGSDLDAATKSVLDKGARNTEILKQGQFSPFRVEQQIAIIYLGTKNLLRSVPINKVGEFEAEFLDTLERKNKQTLDELKAGQFNDNITKTLETVAADLLAKYK; from the coding sequence ATGGCTGAAATAAAACCAGCAGAAGTATCTGCAATTTTAAGACAACAATTAAGCGGCTTCAAAAGTGAAGCTCAATTAGAAGAAGTAGGAACTGTATTACAAATAGGTGATGGTATCGCTCGTATTTACGGTCTATCTAAAGTTCAGTCAGGTGAGTTGATTGAGTTTGAAACTGGTGTACAAGCAATCGTATTAAATCTTGAAGAAGATAACGTTGGTGCTGTATTATTAGGTTCTAGCGAAGGAATTCGTGAAGGCAGTTCGTGTAAACGTACTAGCCGTATCGCTTCTATTAAAGTAGGAGAAGGTATGTTAGGCCGTGTGGTGGATACTTTAGGTATGCCAATTGATGGAAAAGGACCTATTACTGGAACTACTTATGAAATGCCGTTAGAGCGTAAAGCGCCAGGTGTTATCTACCGTCAGCCGGTAACGGAGCCGTTACAAACTGGTATCAAAGCAATTGATGCGATGATTCCTATCGGTCGTGGTCAACGTGAATTAGTTATTGGTGATCGTCAAATTGGTAAAACTGCGGTTTGTATCGATACAATCATTAATCAAAAAGAATTTTATGCAGCTGGTCAACCAGTATTTTGTATTTATGTAGCCATTGGACAAAAAGCGTCTACGGTTGCTAACGTAGTACGTGTGTTGGAAGAGAACTGTGCAATGCCTTATACAGTGGTTGTTGCAGCAAGTGCAGCTGATCCTGCCCCATTACAATTTTATGCTCCTTTCGCAGGCGCTGCTATCGGAGAATTTTTCCGTGATACTGGTCGTCCTGCATTAATCGTGTTTGACGATTTATCTAAACAAGCGGTTGCTTACCGTGAGGTGTCGTTATTATTGCGTCGTCCTCCAGGACGTGAAGCATATCCTGGTGACGTGTTTTACCTTCACTCTCGTTTATTAGAACGTGCTGCGAAAATTAACGCGAACGATGATATCGCAAAAAGCATGAACGATTTACCTGAGTCTATTAAACATATGGTTAAAGGTGGTGGTTCATTAACAGCGTTACCTATCATTGAAACACAAGCAGGTGACGTTTCAGCTTACATTCCAACCAACGTAATTTCGATTACCGATGGTCAGATTTTCCTTGAGACAAACTTATTTAACTCGGGTATTCGTCCAGCGATTAACGTTGGTATCTCGGTATCACGTGTGGGTGGAAATGCTCAGATTAAATCGATGAAAAAAGTTGCAGGTACTTTAAAATTAGACCAAGCTCAATACCGTGAATTAGAGGCGTTCTCTAAATTTGGTTCTGACTTAGATGCGGCCACAAAATCCGTTTTAGATAAAGGAGCACGTAACACAGAAATCCTTAAACAAGGGCAGTTCTCTCCATTCCGTGTTGAACAACAAATTGCGATTATTTATTTAGGAACTAAAAATTTATTAAGAAGCGTTCCGATTAATAAAGTAGGAGAATTTGAAGCTGAGTTCTTAGATACTTTAGAGCGTAAGAATAAACAAACATTGGACGAATTAAAAGCAGGTCAATTCAACGATAATATTACAAAAACGTTGGAAACTGTTGCTGCTGATTTGTTAGCGAAATACAAATAA